From Streptomyces chrestomyceticus JCM 4735, one genomic window encodes:
- a CDS encoding Lrp/AsnC family transcriptional regulator has translation MAIDHLDGRLLELLAEEPRIGVLEASRRLGVARGTAQARLDRLQSNGVIRGFGPDVDPAALGYPVTAFATLEIKQGQGADVRAHLASVPEVLELHTTTGHGDMLCRLVARSNADLQRVIDRVVGFDGIMRASTAIVMENPVPLRIIPLVKQAAGD, from the coding sequence GTGGCGATCGATCATTTGGACGGCAGGCTCCTGGAGCTGCTCGCCGAGGAACCGCGCATCGGCGTACTGGAGGCCTCGCGCCGGCTCGGGGTGGCGCGCGGCACGGCGCAGGCGCGCCTGGACCGGCTTCAGTCGAACGGAGTGATCCGGGGATTCGGTCCGGACGTGGACCCGGCGGCGCTGGGCTACCCGGTCACCGCGTTCGCGACGCTGGAGATCAAACAGGGTCAAGGGGCCGACGTACGGGCGCACTTGGCGTCCGTACCGGAAGTGCTGGAGCTGCATACAACGACGGGACATGGGGACATGCTGTGCAGACTCGTTGCCCGTTCCAACGCCGACCTGCAACGGGTGATCGACCGAGTTGTGGGTTTCGATGGCATCATGCGGGCTTCCACCGCGATCGTCATGGAAAATCCGGTTCCGTTGCGCATCATCCCCCTGGTCAAGCAAGCCGCGGGGGACTGA
- a CDS encoding VOC family protein, which translates to MSVQLDHTIIHATDKFASARFLAELAGLEEPTAFGPFAAVSTANGLTIDYAEHVVEAAAIVPQHLAFRVSEEEFDAIFARIQERELPYWADPYHHKPQEINHLAGGRGVYVSDPDGHAIEFLTRKHSLEDLGTASS; encoded by the coding sequence GTGTCCGTGCAACTCGACCACACCATCATCCACGCCACCGACAAGTTCGCGTCCGCGCGCTTCCTCGCGGAGCTGGCCGGGCTGGAGGAGCCGACGGCGTTCGGCCCGTTCGCCGCCGTATCGACCGCGAACGGCCTGACCATCGACTACGCCGAGCACGTCGTCGAGGCGGCCGCGATCGTGCCCCAGCACCTCGCGTTCCGGGTCTCCGAGGAGGAGTTCGACGCGATCTTCGCCCGCATCCAGGAGCGCGAACTGCCGTACTGGGCGGACCCGTACCACCACAAGCCGCAGGAGATCAACCACCTCGCGGGCGGCCGCGGGGTCTACGTCAGCGACCCGGACGGCCACGCCATCGAGTTCCTCACCCGCAAGCACAGCCTGGAGGACCTCGGTACCGCATCGTCCTGA
- a CDS encoding ABC transporter permease has product MSFWEYVGSRHTQLLTDTFQHASAVFQCMVLATVLGVLLGVATYRTEWAGNLATATTATILTVPSLALIGLLVPIVGLGVAPTVIALTLYGLLPVVRNAVVGLRGVDPALIDAAKGIGMSRTARLLRVELPLAWPPILTGIRVSTQMLMGIAAIAAYASGPGLGNEIFRGIASLGSANALNQVLSGTLGIVVLALLFDAAYVVLGRLTISRGIRA; this is encoded by the coding sequence GTGAGCTTCTGGGAGTACGTCGGCAGTCGGCACACCCAGCTCCTGACGGATACGTTTCAGCACGCCAGCGCCGTCTTCCAGTGCATGGTGCTCGCCACCGTGCTCGGCGTGCTGCTGGGCGTCGCCACCTACCGCACCGAGTGGGCCGGGAACCTCGCCACCGCCACCACCGCGACGATCCTGACGGTGCCCTCGCTGGCCCTGATCGGCCTGCTGGTGCCGATCGTCGGCCTCGGCGTGGCGCCGACCGTCATCGCCCTGACGCTGTACGGGCTGCTGCCGGTGGTACGTAACGCCGTCGTCGGCCTGCGCGGCGTCGACCCCGCGCTGATCGACGCCGCCAAGGGCATAGGGATGTCCCGCACGGCCCGGCTGCTCCGGGTCGAGCTGCCGCTGGCCTGGCCGCCGATCCTGACCGGCATCCGGGTCTCCACCCAGATGCTGATGGGTATCGCGGCCATCGCCGCCTACGCCTCCGGGCCCGGCCTGGGCAACGAGATCTTCCGCGGCATCGCCTCCCTGGGCAGCGCCAACGCGCTCAACCAGGTGCTGTCCGGAACACTCGGCATCGTCGTCCTGGCCCTGCTCTTCGACGCCGCGTACGTCGTCCTCGGACGGCTGACCATTTCCAGGGGGATCCGTGCCTGA
- a CDS encoding SsgA family sporulation/cell division regulator yields MHTVVERELELGLVLSPDRSIPVPARLTYRSDDPYAVHVTFHIGSDAPVNWTFARELLVEGVFRPCGHGDVRVWPTKVDGRSLVCMALSSPDGEALLEAPAPAVSAWLERTLRVVPPGSEQDHLGLDKGLSALLAMTPRDDDRWLSGPWPSDESPEAGA; encoded by the coding sequence ATGCACACCGTGGTGGAACGAGAGCTGGAGCTGGGCCTGGTCCTGTCGCCGGACCGCAGCATCCCCGTCCCGGCCCGGCTGACCTACCGCTCGGACGACCCCTACGCCGTCCACGTCACCTTCCACATCGGCTCGGACGCCCCCGTCAACTGGACGTTCGCCCGCGAACTGCTCGTCGAGGGGGTGTTCCGCCCGTGCGGCCACGGTGACGTGCGGGTGTGGCCCACGAAGGTGGACGGGCGCAGCCTGGTCTGCATGGCGCTCAGCTCCCCGGACGGCGAGGCCCTGCTGGAGGCGCCGGCCCCGGCGGTCTCGGCGTGGCTGGAGCGCACGCTGCGGGTGGTCCCGCCGGGGTCGGAGCAGGACCACTTGGGGCTGGACAAAGGGCTGAGCGCGCTGCTCGCCATGACGCCGCGGGACGACGACCGGTGGCTGTCCGGCCCGTGGCCGTCGGACGAGTCGCCGGAGGCGGGGGCGTAG
- a CDS encoding betaine/proline/choline family ABC transporter ATP-binding protein (Members of the family are the ATP-binding subunit of ABC transporters for substrates such as betaine, L-proline or other amino acids, choline, carnitine, etc. The substrate specificity is best determined from the substrate-binding subunit, rather than this subunit, as it interacts with the permease subunit and not with substrate directly.), whose amino-acid sequence MPDTTASGAGIALENLSKLYPGNPTPAVDNVSMDIKPGETVILVGPSGCGKSTTLKMINRLIEPTSGRIMIGDEDVTGIDPVRLRRKVGYAIQSSGLFPHMTVAQNIALVPKMTGWPKAKVSSRVEEMLDLVGLDPREFHGRYPRQLSGGQQQRVGVARALAADPPVLLMDEPFGAVDPITRDHLQDELIRLQHELRKTIVFVTHDFDEAIKLGDRIAVLREQSHIAQFDTPEAILTNPADDFVSGFVGAGAALKRLNLTRVRDVGVVDFPTASMEDPLQSIFDLLRSGTTNEILLLDRHRRPYKWLRRGDLMRAKGSLARAGTLVHDTVTRDATLRDALEAVLTDNAGRVAVTGRRGEYIGVVDMETLMNNVHELLEEDRLDAVEHRHALEEQRARQTRLAQEGVDPSGGAHGVKA is encoded by the coding sequence GTGCCTGACACCACCGCCTCCGGCGCCGGCATCGCGCTGGAGAACCTGAGCAAGCTCTACCCGGGCAACCCCACGCCCGCGGTCGACAACGTGAGCATGGACATCAAGCCCGGCGAGACGGTGATCCTCGTCGGGCCCTCGGGGTGCGGCAAGTCCACCACCCTGAAGATGATCAACCGGCTGATCGAGCCCACCTCCGGGCGGATCATGATCGGCGACGAGGACGTCACCGGCATCGACCCGGTCCGGCTGCGCCGCAAGGTCGGCTACGCCATCCAGTCGTCCGGCCTCTTCCCGCACATGACCGTCGCCCAGAACATCGCGCTCGTCCCCAAGATGACCGGCTGGCCGAAGGCGAAGGTGAGCAGCCGCGTCGAGGAGATGCTCGACCTGGTCGGGCTGGACCCGCGCGAGTTCCACGGCCGCTACCCGAGACAGCTCTCCGGCGGGCAGCAGCAGCGCGTCGGCGTGGCGCGGGCGCTGGCCGCCGACCCGCCCGTCCTGCTCATGGACGAGCCGTTCGGCGCGGTCGACCCGATCACCCGCGACCACCTCCAGGACGAGCTGATCCGGCTCCAGCACGAACTGCGCAAGACCATCGTCTTCGTCACCCACGACTTCGACGAGGCGATCAAACTGGGCGACCGCATCGCGGTGCTGCGGGAGCAGTCGCACATCGCGCAGTTCGACACGCCCGAGGCCATCCTCACCAACCCCGCCGACGACTTCGTCTCCGGCTTCGTCGGGGCGGGCGCGGCCCTCAAACGCCTCAACCTCACCCGCGTACGGGACGTCGGCGTCGTCGACTTCCCCACCGCGTCCATGGAGGACCCCCTCCAGTCCATCTTCGACCTGCTGCGCTCCGGCACCACCAACGAGATCCTGCTGCTGGACCGGCACCGGCGCCCCTACAAGTGGCTGCGCCGCGGCGACCTGATGCGCGCCAAGGGCTCGCTGGCCCGCGCGGGCACGCTCGTGCACGACACGGTCACCCGCGACGCGACCCTGCGCGACGCGCTGGAGGCGGTGCTCACCGACAACGCGGGCCGGGTCGCGGTGACCGGGCGGCGCGGCGAGTACATCGGCGTCGTCGACATGGAGACGCTGATGAACAACGTCCACGAGCTGCTGGAGGAGGACCGGCTGGACGCCGTCGAGCACCGGCACGCGCTGGAGGAGCAGCGCGCGCGGCAGACGCGGCTGGCCCAGGAGGGCGTGGACCCGTCCGGTGGCGCGCACGGGGTCAAGGCGTGA
- a CDS encoding RDD family protein, which yields MSTDQPGPGSAGEPPERDPYLKKPQEPPSGGAPYGAEPAGGSPYGGRPAGGSPYDRPANATPHGEQPPGGDPYGGSAPPPGSGPPPGGMPPPYGGDPYGGNPYGGQYGAADPLAGMPPLASRGRRLVARIIDWIIVCVPVGLIMSGVVGGFDYWTTDGTQTGRQASVSLVTMLVYLVYEGLMLTSRGQTVGKMAMKIRVGMLENGAVPAGQAGWVRAAVYTLPEIVPCCGFIFWLVNVLWCTWDKPYQQCLHDKTAKTVVVSTA from the coding sequence ATGAGCACCGACCAGCCCGGGCCCGGCTCCGCGGGCGAACCGCCGGAGCGCGACCCGTACCTGAAGAAGCCGCAGGAACCGCCGTCGGGCGGCGCTCCGTACGGTGCCGAGCCGGCCGGTGGCTCTCCGTACGGCGGCCGGCCGGCCGGCGGGTCCCCGTACGACCGCCCCGCCAACGCCACCCCGCACGGCGAACAGCCGCCCGGCGGCGACCCGTACGGCGGCAGTGCCCCGCCACCCGGGAGCGGCCCGCCGCCCGGAGGGATGCCGCCGCCCTACGGGGGTGACCCGTACGGGGGCAACCCGTACGGCGGCCAGTACGGCGCCGCCGACCCGCTGGCGGGAATGCCGCCGCTGGCGAGCCGCGGCCGTCGCCTGGTCGCCCGCATCATCGACTGGATCATCGTCTGCGTACCGGTCGGCCTGATCATGAGCGGGGTCGTCGGCGGCTTCGACTACTGGACGACGGACGGCACCCAGACCGGACGCCAGGCGTCCGTCTCCCTCGTGACGATGCTGGTCTACCTCGTCTACGAGGGGCTGATGCTCACCAGCCGGGGCCAGACCGTCGGCAAGATGGCGATGAAGATCCGGGTGGGGATGCTGGAGAACGGCGCGGTACCGGCCGGGCAGGCGGGCTGGGTGCGGGCGGCGGTCTACACGCTGCCGGAGATCGTGCCGTGCTGCGGCTTCATCTTCTGGCTCGTCAACGTCCTGTGGTGCACCTGGGACAAGCCGTACCAGCAGTGCCTGCACGACAAGACGGCCAAGACGGTGGTGGTCTCCACGGCCTGA
- a CDS encoding ribosomal protein L7/L12 codes for MNSDLWTIIGAAAVVIVVLASTMDARHKTLERRLRHMDRKLNLVMEHLGIEEPGPEGMAEIDALLHKGRKVEAIKRYRELTGAGLVEAKEAVERREG; via the coding sequence ATGAACTCCGACCTCTGGACCATCATCGGCGCCGCGGCCGTCGTCATCGTCGTCCTCGCCTCCACCATGGACGCGCGCCACAAGACACTCGAACGCCGGCTGCGGCACATGGACCGCAAGCTGAACCTCGTCATGGAACACCTCGGCATCGAGGAGCCCGGCCCCGAGGGCATGGCCGAGATCGACGCGCTGCTGCACAAGGGCAGGAAGGTCGAGGCGATCAAGCGCTACCGCGAACTGACCGGCGCCGGCCTGGTCGAGGCCAAGGAGGCCGTGGAGCGCCGGGAAGGCTGA
- the hppD gene encoding 4-hydroxyphenylpyruvate dioxygenase — MTQTTDHTTPTSARQADPFPVKGMDAVVFAVGNAKQAAHYYATAFGMKRVAYSGPENGSRETASYVLESGGARFVFTSVIKPTTDWGHFLADHVAAHGDGVIDLAIEVPDARAAYAYAVEHGATGIEEPYETKDEHGVVVRASIATYGKTRHTLVERTDYDGPYLPGYVAADPIVEPGKRRFQAIDHCVGNVELGKMDEWVAFYNNVMGFTNMKEFVGSDIATEYSALMSKVVADGTRKVKFPLNEPAVAKKKSQIDEYLEFYGGPGCQHVALATNDIVESVRAMRAAGVEFLDTPDSYYDTLGEWAGETRVPVETLRELKILVDRDEDGYLLQIFTKPVQDRPTVFFELIERHGSLGFGKGNFKALFEAIEREQERRGNL; from the coding sequence ATGACACAGACCACGGACCACACCACCCCCACCAGTGCTCGGCAGGCCGATCCCTTCCCGGTCAAGGGGATGGACGCGGTCGTCTTCGCCGTCGGCAACGCCAAGCAGGCCGCGCACTACTACGCCACCGCCTTCGGCATGAAGCGGGTCGCCTACTCCGGACCGGAGAACGGCAGCCGCGAGACCGCCAGTTACGTGCTGGAATCCGGCGGCGCCCGCTTCGTCTTCACCTCCGTCATCAAGCCGACGACGGACTGGGGCCACTTCCTGGCCGACCACGTCGCCGCCCACGGTGACGGCGTCATCGACCTCGCCATCGAGGTGCCGGACGCGCGCGCCGCCTACGCCTACGCCGTGGAGCACGGTGCCACCGGCATAGAGGAGCCGTACGAGACCAAGGACGAGCACGGCGTCGTCGTCCGCGCCTCCATCGCCACGTACGGCAAGACCCGGCACACCCTCGTCGAGCGCACCGACTACGACGGCCCTTACCTGCCCGGCTACGTCGCCGCCGACCCCATCGTCGAGCCCGGCAAGCGCCGCTTCCAGGCCATCGACCACTGCGTCGGCAACGTCGAGCTCGGCAAGATGGACGAGTGGGTCGCCTTCTACAACAACGTCATGGGCTTCACGAACATGAAGGAGTTCGTCGGCTCGGACATCGCCACCGAGTACAGCGCGCTGATGTCCAAGGTGGTCGCGGACGGCACCCGCAAGGTGAAGTTCCCGCTCAACGAGCCGGCCGTCGCCAAGAAGAAGTCGCAGATCGACGAGTACCTGGAGTTCTACGGCGGCCCCGGCTGCCAGCACGTCGCGCTGGCCACCAACGACATCGTGGAGAGCGTACGGGCGATGCGCGCGGCGGGCGTCGAGTTCCTCGACACGCCGGACTCCTACTACGACACCCTCGGCGAGTGGGCCGGCGAGACCCGTGTCCCGGTCGAGACGCTGCGTGAGCTGAAGATCCTCGTGGACCGCGACGAGGACGGTTATCTGCTGCAGATCTTCACCAAGCCCGTACAGGACCGCCCCACCGTCTTCTTCGAACTGATCGAACGCCACGGCTCGCTGGGCTTCGGCAAGGGCAACTTCAAGGCCCTCTTCGAGGCCATCGAGCGGGAGCAGGAACGGCGCGGCAACCTCTGA
- a CDS encoding FAD-binding oxidoreductase yields the protein MDLIARLRDALPAEAILTDPDVTGAYAHDMASFCEAGTPAVVVLPRTVEQVQRVMRTATALRVPVVPQGARTGLSGAANASDGCIVLSLVKMDRIIEINPVDRIAVVEPGVVNAALSRAVNEHGLYYPPDPSSWEECSIGGNIGTASGGLCCVKYGVTAEYVLGLDVVLADGRLLTTGRRTAKGVAGYDLTRLFVGSEGSLGIVVRAVLALKPEPPQQLALAAEFPSTAAACDAVCEIMARGHAPSLLELMDRTSIRAVNAMAQMGLPDSTEALLLAAFDTPEPAADLAAVGALCEAAGATEVVPAETPAESDLLLQARRLTLTALERVKSATMIDDVCVPRSQLAAMLDGTAAIAEKYDLTIGVCAHAGDGNTHPTVCFDANDPDESRRARESFDEIMALGLELGGTITGEHGVGVLKKEWLARELGPVGLEMHRGIKAVFDPLGLLNPGKVF from the coding sequence ATGGACCTCATCGCACGCCTGCGCGACGCCCTCCCCGCGGAAGCGATCCTCACCGACCCGGACGTCACCGGCGCCTACGCCCACGACATGGCGAGCTTCTGCGAGGCCGGCACACCCGCCGTCGTCGTTCTGCCGCGCACGGTCGAGCAGGTCCAGCGCGTGATGCGCACCGCCACCGCACTGCGCGTCCCGGTCGTCCCCCAGGGCGCCCGCACCGGCCTGTCGGGCGCCGCCAACGCCTCCGACGGCTGCATCGTGCTCTCCCTGGTCAAGATGGACCGGATCATCGAGATCAACCCCGTCGACCGGATCGCGGTCGTCGAGCCCGGCGTCGTCAACGCGGCGCTCTCCCGCGCCGTCAATGAGCACGGCCTCTATTACCCGCCGGACCCCTCGAGCTGGGAGGAGTGCTCCATCGGCGGCAACATCGGCACCGCCTCCGGCGGCCTGTGCTGCGTCAAGTACGGCGTCACCGCCGAGTACGTCCTCGGCCTGGACGTCGTCCTCGCCGACGGACGGCTGCTCACCACCGGCCGCCGCACCGCCAAGGGCGTCGCGGGCTACGACCTCACCCGCCTCTTCGTCGGTTCCGAGGGCAGCCTCGGCATCGTCGTACGCGCCGTCCTGGCCCTCAAGCCCGAACCGCCCCAGCAGCTCGCGCTGGCCGCCGAGTTCCCCTCCACCGCCGCCGCGTGCGACGCGGTCTGCGAGATCATGGCGCGCGGCCACGCCCCCTCGCTGCTCGAACTCATGGACCGTACGAGCATCCGCGCCGTCAACGCGATGGCCCAGATGGGACTGCCGGACAGCACCGAGGCCCTGCTCCTGGCCGCCTTCGACACCCCCGAACCGGCCGCCGACCTCGCCGCCGTCGGCGCGCTGTGCGAGGCCGCCGGCGCCACCGAGGTCGTACCGGCCGAGACCCCGGCCGAGTCCGACCTCCTCCTCCAGGCACGGCGGCTGACCCTGACCGCCCTGGAACGCGTCAAGTCCGCCACGATGATCGACGACGTCTGCGTACCGCGCTCGCAACTCGCCGCGATGCTCGACGGCACCGCCGCCATCGCCGAGAAGTACGACCTGACCATCGGCGTCTGCGCGCACGCGGGCGACGGCAACACCCACCCCACCGTCTGCTTCGACGCGAACGACCCCGACGAGTCCCGGCGCGCCCGCGAGTCCTTCGACGAGATCATGGCGCTCGGCCTGGAACTGGGCGGCACGATCACCGGCGAGCACGGCGTCGGCGTCCTGAAGAAGGAGTGGCTGGCCCGCGAGCTGGGCCCGGTCGGCCTGGAGATGCACCGCGGCATCAAGGCCGTCTTCGACCCGCTCGGACTGCTCAACCCCGGCAAGGTCTTCTGA
- a CDS encoding dihydrolipoyl dehydrogenase family protein — MPATTGTEEATARDTYDVVVLGAGPTGENVADRAHALGLSAVIVESELVGGECSYWACMPSKALLRPVTARADARRVPGLLQAAAAPLDSKAVLAHRDAFASHWKDDGQVRWLDSAGIDFVRGRARLDGPRRVVVDTGGGAERVLTARHAVAVCTGSRAVLPDLPGLADARPWTSREATSAQSVPPRLAVVGGGVVGVEMATAWQALGSRVTLLVRGGGLLPKMEPFAGELVAESLAETGATVRTGVSVTAVRREMPNGPATVVLDNGDELVADEILFATGRAPRTDDIGLETVGLEPGTWLETDDTCRVKGVADGWLYAVGDVNHRALLTHQGKYQARIVGAAIAAQAQGTTALDTGRWGAHAATADTAAVPQVVFTDPEAASVGLTAAEAERAGHRTRVVDFDLGSVAGAGLYADGYRGRARMVVDLDRETLLGVTFVGPAVGELLHSATVAVAGEVPIDRLWHAVPAYPTISEVWLRLLETYRG; from the coding sequence ATGCCAGCCACCACAGGGACCGAAGAGGCCACCGCCCGGGACACGTACGACGTCGTCGTGCTGGGCGCCGGGCCGACCGGCGAGAACGTCGCCGACCGGGCACACGCCCTCGGCCTCAGCGCGGTGATCGTGGAGAGCGAACTGGTCGGCGGCGAGTGCTCGTACTGGGCCTGCATGCCCAGCAAGGCACTGCTGCGCCCGGTCACCGCCCGCGCCGACGCGCGCCGCGTCCCCGGCCTGCTCCAGGCGGCGGCCGCGCCGCTGGACAGCAAGGCGGTGCTCGCCCACCGCGACGCGTTCGCCTCCCACTGGAAGGACGACGGCCAGGTCCGGTGGCTGGACTCGGCCGGCATCGACTTCGTACGCGGCCGGGCCCGCCTCGACGGCCCCCGGCGCGTCGTGGTCGACACGGGCGGCGGGGCGGAACGCGTCCTGACCGCCCGGCACGCCGTCGCCGTCTGCACCGGCAGCCGCGCCGTCCTCCCCGACCTCCCCGGACTGGCCGACGCCCGCCCCTGGACCAGCCGCGAGGCCACCAGCGCGCAGTCCGTACCGCCGCGCCTGGCGGTGGTCGGCGGCGGCGTCGTCGGCGTCGAAATGGCCACCGCCTGGCAGGCGCTGGGCTCCCGGGTGACGCTCCTGGTGCGCGGCGGCGGACTGCTGCCCAAGATGGAGCCGTTCGCGGGCGAACTGGTCGCCGAGTCCCTGGCCGAGACGGGCGCCACCGTACGTACCGGCGTCTCGGTGACCGCGGTACGGCGCGAGATGCCCAACGGGCCCGCCACCGTCGTACTCGACAACGGCGACGAGCTGGTCGCCGACGAGATCCTGTTCGCCACCGGCCGCGCGCCGCGCACCGACGACATCGGCCTGGAGACGGTCGGCCTGGAGCCCGGCACCTGGCTGGAGACCGACGACACCTGCCGGGTCAAGGGCGTGGCGGACGGCTGGCTGTACGCCGTCGGCGACGTCAACCACCGCGCGCTGCTGACCCACCAGGGCAAGTACCAGGCCCGCATCGTCGGCGCCGCCATCGCCGCACAGGCCCAGGGCACCACCGCCCTGGACACCGGCCGCTGGGGCGCGCACGCCGCGACCGCCGACACCGCCGCCGTACCGCAGGTCGTCTTCACCGACCCCGAGGCCGCCTCCGTCGGCCTGACCGCCGCCGAAGCCGAACGCGCCGGACACCGCACCCGCGTCGTCGACTTCGACCTCGGCTCGGTGGCGGGCGCCGGCCTGTACGCCGACGGCTACCGCGGCCGCGCCCGTATGGTCGTCGACCTCGACCGCGAAACCCTCCTCGGCGTCACCTTCGTCGGCCCGGCCGTCGGCGAACTCCTGCACTCCGCCACCGTCGCGGTGGCCGGCGAGGTCCCCATCGACCGGCTGTGGCACGCGGTGCCCGCCTATCCGACGATCAGCGAGGTGTGGCTCCGGCTGCTGGAGACGTACCGCGGTTGA
- a CDS encoding RDD family protein: MSAPSSGSAGGSPTPGFYPDPSIPGYIRYWNGAAWVPGTSRPAPAEGEALPAPPPGAAPAPAPAPAPTPAVEETGPVFLDEEEEPGRLTGAGSGAPASAWQADTARQGGFGGEQDRRIAWGSPEEAQAGLPQQRDEAAAAPGAPASGEEPPRTDGTVTIRAVRDEGAPGRDRGTTTIRAVRPDGPQGGKSDTMSIRMAPQSGGAPASPLPGAAAPQPLPSTGAQQPPAASGPQQAAAQPAPGARTPAAQGPAQQAPQGPVQPQSPPQPGPGPAVPPVQHQPFPTQQPQHPQMPQQSPAPHVPPHQPASRSAPGPAPAPAPQAPGPAPAPQPGPQAQPAPFSGFPPQQDGAAEGVVPWKPPTTDPFLAAAQEQGRPAPLGRRFAARLIDTLVLAVLTGAAAVPLWGPATEHIDAKVEAAKQSGREVTVYLLDGTTGPYLAVVLAVLLIGGGLYEVLPTVKWGHTLGKKVCGVKVLDIESHDTPPLASVIKRWLVYGVLGVLAVGVVNAVWCLFDRPWRQCWHDKIARTFVAEK; this comes from the coding sequence ATGAGCGCCCCTTCCTCAGGATCCGCCGGCGGCAGCCCCACGCCAGGCTTCTACCCGGACCCGTCCATTCCCGGCTACATCCGGTACTGGAACGGTGCCGCATGGGTGCCGGGCACCAGCCGGCCCGCGCCCGCCGAGGGCGAGGCGCTCCCCGCCCCGCCGCCCGGCGCCGCCCCGGCTCCCGCGCCCGCGCCGGCCCCCACCCCCGCCGTGGAGGAGACCGGCCCGGTCTTCCTCGACGAGGAGGAGGAACCCGGTCGGCTGACCGGGGCGGGCAGCGGCGCGCCCGCCTCCGCCTGGCAGGCCGACACCGCACGGCAGGGTGGCTTCGGCGGCGAGCAGGACCGCCGTATCGCCTGGGGCTCGCCCGAGGAGGCGCAGGCCGGGCTGCCGCAGCAGCGCGACGAGGCCGCTGCCGCGCCCGGTGCGCCGGCGTCCGGCGAGGAGCCGCCGCGGACCGACGGCACGGTCACCATCCGCGCCGTACGGGACGAAGGCGCCCCCGGCCGCGACCGCGGCACGACCACCATCCGCGCCGTACGCCCCGACGGGCCCCAGGGCGGCAAGAGCGACACGATGTCGATCCGGATGGCGCCGCAGTCCGGCGGCGCCCCGGCGTCGCCGCTGCCCGGCGCCGCGGCGCCGCAGCCGCTGCCGTCCACGGGCGCGCAGCAGCCGCCGGCGGCCTCCGGCCCGCAGCAGGCGGCCGCGCAGCCCGCTCCCGGGGCCCGGACGCCCGCCGCCCAGGGACCGGCCCAGCAGGCGCCGCAGGGGCCCGTACAGCCGCAGTCCCCGCCGCAGCCCGGTCCGGGGCCCGCCGTGCCGCCCGTGCAGCACCAGCCGTTCCCGACGCAGCAGCCTCAGCACCCCCAGATGCCGCAGCAGTCACCGGCACCGCACGTTCCGCCGCACCAGCCGGCCTCCCGGTCCGCCCCCGGACCGGCCCCGGCTCCCGCACCGCAGGCCCCCGGACCGGCCCCCGCGCCGCAGCCCGGCCCGCAGGCCCAGCCCGCCCCCTTCTCCGGCTTCCCGCCGCAGCAGGACGGCGCGGCCGAAGGCGTCGTCCCCTGGAAGCCGCCGACCACCGACCCGTTCCTCGCGGCCGCGCAGGAACAGGGCCGCCCGGCCCCCCTGGGCCGCCGCTTCGCCGCCCGCCTGATCGACACCCTGGTCCTGGCCGTCCTCACCGGCGCCGCCGCCGTACCGCTGTGGGGCCCGGCCACCGAGCACATCGACGCCAAGGTGGAGGCCGCCAAGCAGTCCGGGCGGGAGGTCACCGTCTACCTGCTCGACGGCACCACCGGCCCCTACCTGGCCGTCGTGCTCGCCGTGCTGCTCATCGGCGGCGGCCTGTACGAGGTGCTGCCCACCGTCAAGTGGGGCCACACGCTCGGCAAGAAGGTGTGCGGCGTCAAGGTGCTGGACATCGAGAGCCACGACACCCCGCCCCTGGCCTCGGTGATCAAGCGGTGGCTGGTGTACGGCGTGCTCGGCGTGCTGGCGGTCGGGGTCGTCAACGCCGTGTGGTGCCTGTTCGACCGGCCGTGGCGGCAGTGCTGGCACGACAAGATCGCCCGGACGTTCGTCGCCGAGAAGTAG